The window GTTTTCTTTGCTGACCTGGTTAACTATATATTGTCATTATGTTGTAACCTAATTTATAAGATTGAGATTGTCTTCCAAAAACCTAGactatgttattttattttttttacaaaaaagatTGTTATGTTTTGTAGACCAACAACGAAGTTATTGAAGTTATGTCATTGTAGCTTTGTTAGTCtacaaaacataacaaaaagtctacaaaacataacaaaaaaaatttttagaagtttgttcaaaaaaataacaagGAAGTTATGTCATTGTAGCTTTGTTggtttacaaaagaaaataatttttttatattaaaaggtTTATTTTGATAGAAATCATTAGTAGAGATTTAATTGACGCACTTCTTCTTCTATTAATTTTGActggtggaaaaaaaaaagcgaTTTTATTGTCCTAGTAAGGACGTTGTGATGAGTACATACCAAACCACCGGTGACGTATTTAAGAAGGAAACAAGCGGCGGTAGAGCCGAGAAGCTGAGCCACCCAGTAGAAAACTCCGGTGATTAGGGTGATTTGACCACCGACAGCGAGGCCAAAAGTGACGGCTGGGTTCACATGGCCACCGGAGATGTTGGCTCCGACTGCAACCGCCACGAAGAGGGCGAAACCATGGCACACCGCGATGGCGACAAGCCCCGGGGTATCAAGAGCCGCATCTGACGTCAGCTTCGCTGTATACATAAATGTGACACATTCATTAAGAATAATGGACCCACTGTTACGGATTATGAAAGATTATTTAGATATGCTTAGTTACGAACCGTAGGCAATGGCGGAACCAACACCAGCGAAAACAAAGAGCAAAGTGGAGATGAACTCAGCCAGGTAAGCTCTTAGAGAAGCCAAGCTGAAAGAATCATCAAAAGAACCAAAGGCAACTCCAGCCATTGTTTTAGATGAAAACTGAAGAAGAGGAAGTGtttggaagtttttttttttgctcaatgaagaagatgataagaCTTTTTGCATGCCACTGTCTTTTTATATAGGCGTCTCGTCATATATCCATGcatcatgtatatatttaaaactaatcaTTTATGAGTTTATCTTTGTGGTGGGTTGGACACAGATTAATAAATGATTTCATGTGTGTTTCCATTGTACTCTATAGTTGCCTAAAAagactaaaataataaaattgatcTGGAATACTCTAGAGAAACAAATAGGAACATACATATTCACAGTTTCACACATAAATAGTGGTTCATTTTTATCAGAATGTAATCATACGATATAATTCATGACCTATTATTAGTCTTTACGAATTTTTCATTATCTAAACTAGCTACAAAGGAACATTAGTGCGACAAAAAGCGAATACTCAAGTTAAAATGAAAGTAGGGTTATCAATCAAATTGTTTCAAGTGATGATTGGTTcattagttaaaatatatagGAAAAATCTCAAAATACCAATTTTATGATTTAATTTACAAGATACcatcaaaatccaaaatttagaaatatactACAACTttagggggtgttagtgggagCTACATTTATAATgattgttagaattttaaaagtcTATGGTTATTGGCTAATGGATTCTAACATTCTTataaaatcaagtgttattggtttgatgattctTTAATAACATATAGAATCCATTGTTATTCAAAATgtttggattttaaaaattcataattctaacaaaatctagtgttattgggaCTTTGATTCTTAACATTTTAACTcacaaaacaaaactttcaaaatatttcatatatactCAAGATTCTCAAAATCATTGTAGTAAAATAGTTTCATAGactttttaaatatgaaaaactcatttgaattttttataagtttaacaaatctcttgatTCTTAAAATCAACCAACTCTACCTAAATCCATCTCGCACTAACCCCCACTTAAATTTATgatgttttttaaaacaaattccAATGGGTTTCTAATCAGTTACTAACTCTTTCCGAAGTTTTAAAATTCTTCTTAATTAGATTTAAAGTTTGTATGTTTTGGGAGTTTTTAAAATGTGATTTTCGGAAATGAAACTTATGGTCTTGAGTGGGAAGCAAAGACGCCATATGCGGTGCGTTATAACACAGTTTGTGTTGCCACTCAAACAAAATTTATCCCGCATCTAGTTatataatcaaaacaaaaaagaataatatattaataaattttctacTGTGGCGGTTATGTTTAAAGAACAAAATGAAGTCCCGCACTATCTTCTTGTTATGCATCACTTTTGATGCGGTCAAGGTGGAGTTTTACTGTTTTTTacatttcttttataaatatttacactTACTAATGgtcataaaattatgaaataaattatgTGTATCAGGATACCAAAAAACATAGTTGAAATACAATACTTTatccaataaaaaaatttgaaaaaaataaacaagttTAGGTTTGGGTACTTTATTTGGATTTGAAAACTTGAATTGGAACTGATCCAAAAACGATTCAGATCGGATCCACTAGTATAATTGATAAGATCCAAATTTAAACCAAACttcggttttcggttcggtCTTGTTTGGTTCAAGATAAATGCACCTAAATCTAAATACAATTTTGAAATCTAAAAATACGATATTTTAGATGAGAAAATATgtgaatataataaaaaattaaataaaataattgtttaaattaaatttgtataattgATATCTTAATTAAATTTTGTGTAAAGACAATTAGAGTAACtataatttatagaaataaaataattatctataaaTCTCAGTAATAGCATATTAAATttcatatttctatttttaaaaattatattagtattattgattttataagcttgtaaaatataaaatatattatatgtatccCAAAGTTATACTATTCATTacagatgtatatatatatatatgtgtatttaaCTCGTgactttttttataattcatatTTCTTTAGAAACTATCATGATTACTCAAAAAGCTTTATTTGTTTTGGTATTTTCTGATGTTAATTTATTTgtacttatgtaaaatatatttataatatcaaatagaatattgttttatattttcagcACTGTTTAGTTTATAAATACCATTCAAGCATTTGTTCTgcactttttattattttggtcaCCACTCACATATTTTTTAAACCGCTTCATTTAAACGAACCGCACCTATTCTGCAGTATGCGTTTTACTAACACAAACCGCTCTTAAACCGCACCGCACTAACCAatccgcttgtcccgcaccgcccAACCCGcggttaccattcggagcctataTAACTAGATGCGGGATAAATTTTGTTTGAGTGGCAACACAAACTTTTAGCTATATAtcagtttttttgttaacaaaaataaattaactgATAATGTTTTACATAGAGCGGCGGATGTCTCAAAAAATTAGTCAACAATTTGGATCAGATTTGTtcattttagtaaaaaaaattgccTGTTTAAAATAGTGGCCGGTTTGAAGTGATTGAAATtaaggtggtggtggtggaccTAAAAGACAGAGGAgcttcaaaatttgaaaaaggaTGTAGAACATAAAGATGAGATTGGACTCGAGGGACAAGAAAACAAATGGATACGAACGACAAGTGTGAGCTGTAATCAATGTGTATGGGTGATAGATCAGCCAAAACATGATGTGGTTGCATGTGACATGCTACTCTTTTTTTCCCTGTGATTTGATCAGATTTTGAAGATGTGACCCATTTATGATTATATTCCATTTCACAATGTTATCTTGGGTCCCTCTACTATTTACCCATTCTATGAACATTCTCAATCATATTCATTGATTCTCCATCTTGTACATTCTTCACACTTATTGAATCCAGAGTTAGATGTTGTCGTTTCACCAAACTTAAAGATAAAATATATCTAACAACGTTAACATTCATTAACGTCAAATTTACACATTTTGGATTCTAAATTTGTTTAATCAGAAATTTTAGGTTTTATAATAAGAACATAcgataaatgtaaatattttggtaatacaaaacaaaaagttgTTAGGTCTTTTAAATTATACGTTAGGGATGTACATTAGTCGCGACTATTTTAGAATATGCTATTTTCTTTATCATCAACTTTTATACTTCCTTTAGTTCAGAAAGAAGATTTTCAGCTTTCTCAAAAACAATCATATGTTATGTTTTACCAAGAAAAATCATgtgttatgtttttttggtaTGAATGTTAAGACAATATCATATGTTTTGTTGAGATGGGAATGGCATGTGTTGATTGTTTTACGTCTATATATACACTTTTCTTCAAGTATTGTGGTTCTTACTACAATATAAACTCAAGACATCTTTGATTACAAAGTTCATTGCTGTCACCTTACCAAATATGCCAAGAGTCGTTAGATGGGATCATTATTCTCCTAATTAACTATACCTGGATATTAAGCTTGGTTAGTGGAATGATAACCCATTTTTAACTTATCCATGACTATATTATACAATATAAACAAACAATGATGGTTTGTGATTGGTTGTAGGCCGGTGGAATTATACGAATCTTAAGAGTTTACTAAGTTTGATTTTCGGTGTCTTGCCTCCATGCACAAGAATCTTTCCAATTTTAGATCTGTTGACTTGGTTTATAGCTCATTACTTAATCAACAGCTTTTAATAAAGCTTATCTTAACCATATTATAATTAACCATTTTTAACGAAAATGTACCATAgttctaatatatatttatttaaaaacattttgagACCGCAAAAAAACGTACAGTACGTTGTAGATCGGTTTCTTGAAGATCGCGAGAAGTTAAACCGAAGTCAATTAGTTGGTTAACACAAGATGACCAACAACAtaacaatttgtttttcttctgaAAGTTGTGTAAAAGCTTTCTCTAGAACAAGACCAGCTTTCACAAATGcataaataataataacctTCATCAGAATCATCATCACATCACGGCCTAGCGTAAACATCAATTATCAATCATCAATTTTACTTCTTCAACTAGGATCTCAGAAACCCCAGTTGCTGTGATATATACCCTCACATATATTACATACTGACACTCCTATAGTCCTATCGATCATATTTAGCATGAAGGAAAAGCTGAGATATCTTTTTTCAAACATTGTCTTTCTCCTAGTGGAAAAGAGATTTTTTCAGTTTCTAGTCCAATActcaaagacaaaaaaataaacggTAGaagagttataaaatatattacgtGAGACCATGTTTATTGCAGGTATTTTAGATTGAGTTTTTTAGCGTAATATAAGATACGATCTCTTATATTATGATAAGAGACCCAACCTAATAGACCTACAATAAACATGTTATGAGTGACTTTGCATCTTTGCCAGCAAATCCAACATCACATACATATGCATTGATGATAACATCTGAATTAGAGAGTTAAAGTTTTTCGAAGCCTCTAGCAAACTAAATACAATTATGCTTATAGCAAAACATGTGCTCACGTTTTTAAATACCAAGTCCAATAATAAAACAAGGCACAAGAGTAAAAAGAGCTCTTAGAGAAACTAGGATACGACAAGCACTTAGCAGCCGGGTATTGCTTACCATCTAACGTACACTGAAACTTCAAACGTTTCTATGATCATTATTGTTACCAAATATAGGATTCCGAAAAAAACCTAAAACTTTTCTCTTCAGCTCAGGGTATATGGCTAATGTAAATGATAAAATGTGTAAACACTTAACCCATTGCGATTGATTGATACTCCTCGCTGTTTCCACATGTGATGGTGGGCAGTGGCGGAGGTACTGAAGCACTAGGACGGTCATATATGACCCATATGAAATTATTATGAATGTATAGTGAATATGAGTTCATTCTTCCAAATGCACCCTGCTATTTTTTTTATCCCATGATTTATActgtaaatatatatcaaaaaattGTTATGACCTGCATACAGTTTATTCCTACCTCCGCCACTAATGGTGGGCAAGTATCATGGTCCTAATGATGATTATCATCGGATCACACACAGAAGAGGAGTATCAATCAAGAAAGAAATACTTTACCCTTATCCCTTGCGCGATTTTGCCGGTGTTTGAAACTTTTCACGTTCAACGGtcatctctttttcttttaaacatATAAACGAAGTTACATGAGACTTGGTCAATGCCACAAAAGCCTCTCTTATAAGGGTATTTTTAtccttactctatttttttagATGGAGTTAAAGTGAATATAGAATAAGGAATACTCCAACCTAAtttcatatctcactccataataaaatttacttCATAATTgtagtaatctattttttgtttttgtttgttcatagaAATGTAGTAGGATTGGAgcaattttattcaattttcatttttattcaattttaaaggaaaaaatgaaatttttataTTGGAAATGCTCTAAACCAACAGAAAACTCATAAAGTCGTAACTTTCGAGAAACCACACTGCGTTTTAAACAACGTAAGCGCATTCAGTGCAACTTAATCAATGTTAGAAACTTAATCAATGTCAGAAACCAGTTGTAACTTTAAGCTTTACGTTAATCAATGATTATACGCATGCTTTTCTCTTGGGCGAGCCTTTGATCTTAATgcttttttaatagaaaaataaatcattaacTTCATGTAAAGTTACGTTAGTGATTACGTAAACACGCGGAATAGGTGTCCAAATCTTTCTTTTGGAGTAATAGTCTAGTAACATTTCAAACGCACGGAACTTTTCTCTTGTGCATTTACTTTTATAAAGAACCAACAGCAAATAACATCATCGGACAATCTTTAACAAACAgcaacaacaaacaaacaaaaaacagaaaaatgtcGGAATATCTCTCCGAAGAACTAGCCCTCGAGATTCTCGCGAGGCTAACCATAAAGGATCTTGCTCGATTCAGATGCGTCTGCAAGACATGGAGAGACGTTATCAACAGCCGTGGCTTTACCGAAAGGCACCGTGACGTTTCTCCGGTGAAGTTTGTGTCGTTTTACGACAAGGGTTTCTACTTGCTTGACATGGAAGACAAGCATCCGGTTCTAGAAACACCTCGTAAGCTTGATTTCCCTTTGGATCATCAGTCGATGATCGATGAATCCACATGTGTGCTTCATTGTGATGGGACGTTATGCGTGACCTTAAATAATCACACTTTCTTGGTTTGGAATCCATCTTCCAAGCGGTTCAAGATCGTACCAAATCCCGGTATATATCGAGATTCAAATATCATTGGTTTCGGTTACGATCCGGTTTCCAACGATTACAAAATCGTAACGTTTATCGACCAGGTTGATTCTTCCACGGCGCATGTTTTCGAATTCACAACCGGTTCTTGGAGAGAGAGCGTACGGATTCCTTGTCCTGATTGGTATTATAGAGAGAGAATAGGTACATTCTTGGATCAATCCCTCTATTGGATTGCGTACCGGTCTAATGTCGACCGGTTCATCCTATGCTTTAACCTCTCGACAAATGAATACCAGAAATTATCTCTCCCGGTTTACAATCAAGGTGTCACGTGTTCTTGGATAGGCGTTACAAGTCAGAAACTTTGCATTACTGAGTATGGACCATGCGAGGAGATTTGGATTTCGGTTATGGAGAAAACCGGGTCATGGAACAAGATTGCAAGCCTTTCAATGTCGAATTTGATCTCTATACAAGATCATATATGCGATTATCAAGTAGAGTTCGTGTCGTTTACGAAAAGGAACGATATTGTTGTAACATTCATTGGGTATCATCATGATAATGGCGAGATGGAAGCTGAAGAACGTGTGAAGAAAAAGGTATTCTTATACAAAACCGGTGACAATACATTTCAACAAATCCGGTTCTGTAACTCTTTAGCCGGGTTTAGGTTTCTCAATGAATATGTGGAATCTCCTGTGATTACTGATCACATAtttatttgaaacaaaaaaaaaaattttaacatTAGATCTGTACTTATTATTTCGTTTAAAAAGTAATATTGCAtgcaagatattttttttttcaaaatgaggATGAAAAGGTTGCCGAAAAAAGAGAGGATGAAAAGAGTTACAATGCCCAAGCCCATTGTTCTGTGGTAAAATGCAATCAACacaataaaactatttttgaaCCAAGTAGGTAGGCCTCATTATCTTATGAGTAAAGATTTGACCATTAGCTTTGTGTTGCATTACACGGATAAAACGTATTATCATGGCAACTAGAGAAACTTATACTTCTAGGTAATATACAATTGCTTCAAATGGTGACCGAACATCTCTGTAAtcactttaacaaaaaaatatgaatgaCTACTAAAATTAATGACATAAGTTATGGCTAAATATGATATGGATAACTacatttagttttgatttattcttttagtaaactttttaaaatatagtaataactCATACATTACatttatgttaatttatatttttgataaactttttagaatatattaataACTCACACATCAtcagtaaaataaatatattcaaataaaagaTTAGTCTGATGTATCATTTCTCGGTCCAATAGAATTTATAGATATAGGAATAAGCCTTTTCAAATAGAGATTTTTGCTTTCGACCGTATTTTGATTGTTAATACAATATAAAAAGGCTGCCACTACAAATAGTACTACACCCTTGATCGTGAAATATCAATTGCTTGTTGAACCTTGTGAATTGCACAAAAATATGATACTAAATATTCGAGGGTCCAAgaataaaattacaaatttcgaaatattgttagttctatttttataattataaaaaatattattaattttttatacaattttttttttaaaaaatataaattttaaatcgtAAAATCATTgatttcttatatatctacatattttataatactgtttgattttaatttttgataattatataatttaatattattttattaatttatacaagTTGAGTTAATATGTTTAACCAAAAGAAATAGATAGAAAATCTatataagattataattttaaatatatacatagatattcttaaatataattttaaataaataaaaaaaattatattaattttatgtttaattaaatcaaatttatattaaaatattagtaaaaataataaaatatagaatattaataaaattgtatttaaaatataatataaatattttttattgcaCATGATGCATGAAAACTAGTGTTTTAAAATCCGACccggacccgcggttgaacTAGTAAACCAGGTGacccagaaaaaaaaatccggtttagattttgtgaaaaaccccaatatttagaaacccgcaAAAATCTACAAAAACCCAGTAAAacccgataccggttgaaccaccggttaaaccaataaataacttttatttcttttttttagttttttttagattatattttatattttaaatttccaattaagaagttaagtgttgacaaaaaaaagttaggttttctcttttcagttttgtatttgtatttgtattttttagattttgatgaagatttcactatgccacctgaaaaaaatgaaatgaacgatggtagagagaaccaaaattagttgatatgatttggtgttagtttatttccgttattgataatttattacaatgatattttatttttggtttattttgtgtctgaagtttaatttattattcacattagatatttaaatatttataaattttatgtcttgatttttttagatatcATAACTCCTACCTTgttagagaaaattttaaatagtttaaactatattttgatattttgtatgtcaaatgaaaatagaaatataaaaactaaagttaagtattttctaaatgtttttaaacataaaatatatatacatatatccacactattattttatgttttgaaaattatttagaaaatattaaacgttagtttctgtattttaatttacatagctgatatattattatataacaaaattaattcatttattaactTGCGGTTTGTCCGCGGCCGACCCAATGATCCAGCAACCTAGTAAGTCATCCGGTTGAGTGTCCGGTTCTGATTTTAAAACATTGACGAACACACCTAGTGACACACTAAATTCCTAATACTATAATAATAAGTCCGGAGAAAActtattagtattatttttttttttgtcaacggaTAAAACTTATTATTAGTCACATAAACTCAAACCAGTTTGGCCCTTGTTAGATaataattttcttgaaaaaacttGTAAAACTCAAACCCGGTTCGGTCTATACTTATGGTTGGTTCATAATTAATTACTCAGAGACGTCACTATAAATATTTGCGCGTGTAACCTTTTTTAACATTAACTCcgatcagaaaaaaatataaaaatggaaagagtaggGATGATGAACAACAACAGCAGCAACGGCCAATCACTGTGGCACTCCTCCTCATCTCAGTCCCCCAAAACTCCCACCACCATGCTCGATCGCGCTCTCTCCTCTCGCCGTCCCCACTCCGACGCCGATCTCTCCGGCGAATCCGGCACCGACGAATCCAAGACCAAGCGCCCTCACGTCTACCTCCTCGCCTCCAATTTCGTCTCCCGGATCGGGCACCAGTGGCTGCCTTGCGTCATCATCGCTCTCCTCTTCCTCGTCCTTCTCTTCCTCACCTCCTTGGCTTTCCACTCTAGCCGCTTCGTCTGCGTCTCACGCTTCGATCCCGCCGCTCGGATCGGGTTCTTCGGTTTCGACGGGCTCGAATCGGACTTTGGAGCCCTAGGTGTTCCTTGGTGTAAGCA is drawn from Brassica rapa cultivar Chiifu-401-42 chromosome A05, CAAS_Brap_v3.01, whole genome shotgun sequence and contains these coding sequences:
- the LOC103869842 gene encoding aquaporin TIP2-1, translating into MQKVLSSSSLSKKKNFQTLPLLQFSSKTMAGVAFGSFDDSFSLASLRAYLAEFISTLLFVFAGVGSAIAYAKLTSDAALDTPGLVAIAVCHGFALFVAVAVGANISGGHVNPAVTFGLAVGGQITLITGVFYWVAQLLGSTAACFLLKYVTGGLAVPTHSVAAGVGAIEGVVMEIIITFALVYTVYATAADPKKGSLGTIAPLAIGLIVGANILAAGPFSGGSMNPARSFGPAVAAGDFSGHWVYWVGPLIGGGLAGITYGNVFMTSEHVPLASDF
- the LOC103869843 gene encoding putative F-box protein At3g16210, coding for MSEYLSEELALEILARLTIKDLARFRCVCKTWRDVINSRGFTERHRDVSPVKFVSFYDKGFYLLDMEDKHPVLETPRKLDFPLDHQSMIDESTCVLHCDGTLCVTLNNHTFLVWNPSSKRFKIVPNPGIYRDSNIIGFGYDPVSNDYKIVTFIDQVDSSTAHVFEFTTGSWRESVRIPCPDWYYRERIGTFLDQSLYWIAYRSNVDRFILCFNLSTNEYQKLSLPVYNQGVTCSWIGVTSQKLCITEYGPCEEIWISVMEKTGSWNKIASLSMSNLISIQDHICDYQVEFVSFTKRNDIVVTFIGYHHDNGEMEAEERVKKKVFLYKTGDNTFQQIRFCNSLAGFRFLNEYVESPVITDHIFI